GCCTTTCGGTCGTCCACTGAAGCGTCCGAGCGATGTACTGGACCACAAGGTGGCCAAAATCATGCAAACCCCTTGTGCCAGCCGTGAGCGTCTCGGTCAGGGCCAGTTCTGGGAAGCCTGCGACAACAACCCTGTGGGTGTTCAGGAGCAGACCTTCAAGGACATCCTCGCTGCCGAGCCGCTGTACGATAAGGTATGCAAAGCTGCCGGTAAGCGTCTGCCCTTCATGTGGCTGGATCAGGTGGCGGCTGAAGGCAAGGCACTGGGCATTCTGTCTGATGCAGAAATCGCCCTGCTGGAGAAAGCCGAGATTGGTCGTATGAAGTCTATCAACGTAGACGACTTCGACCCAGCCGAGCTGGTGGCGCAAACCACTGGCAGCAAGTCTCAGGAGCAAGCGGCGTAAGCGCTGCAACCTCTGATAGAAAAAGGCGCCTCAGGGCGCCTTTTTTACTTGCCGCGTCTTGCCAGGGATGTTCTGACTGCTGCACGCGGTTAGGTGAACGGCAATTAAACCTTCCCCCAATCAGCGCTGCTGAAACCTGCACTGCATGCGCCATTTATTGAGAAGCTTTTTGGCTGACGGCATGGCTATTCTATTTCATGCCAGGCCTTACCTATTTAAATCAAACTGCCACTCCCAGTCAGCAGACCGATTCAAGATACTGGTTCTGTCAATCTGACCCGGAACATCGCCAGATAGAAATTTAAACCAACAGTTGAGCGTGCTGCCGGGCAGAAGCTGCGATACATAACTTAGCTCAATCACTTCTTCACAACAGCACGCAATCAAAAACCAAGAAACCCAAAAAACAAAGCATTCAAAAACAAGGTATTCAGACCATCACGCTTTCACAGGCGCGCTGCCTTCGCCGTTGGCATCCCGATTATCACTCAGCCCTTTGTCTGTCGCTTGTTCTGTATCTTTTTCTGTATTTATTGCTGTATCCGGGGCAGGCGTTAACTCAGCGGAGGTGGCTGCCTCCTCTTGTATTGCCTTGGCCACTGCAACCCGCTCGTCTTCTTCTTTCTCTGCCAGCGCCTTTTCAAGCGCTTCTTTCTCTTGCTGCTCTTTGGCGTATTGCTGCGACTCAGCAGGAATAAGACTGATAAGCTCGATGCCGGTGGCCGGGATGTCGCTGCCGGCGGTGATAATGCGCAGCTTTTCATCCTGCAGATACACCAATGGCAACACGCTTTCACCGTAGCGGCGCATAAAATCCACCAGGGTGAAACTTTCCCTCAAAGTGGTGCTCTTCAAGATGGCGCCTTTTGCCATTTGGCTGGCGATTTTGGCGTAAGAAATCCCTTCGCCAAACAGGCACAAGCGCTTCATATAGACTTCTGAGGCCAGATGACGGGCGCTGGAGCCTTCCATATTATTCAGCCCATAGACTTTTTCCGCGCCAAAATAATCCTGAAAATGGAAGCTCACCAAAGGATTCAATTGCCGGTAGGGAGACACGACCAACACCCGACCGATGCCGGTTAAGTCCAGATAGGTTTCGGCGTGTTCCGATGCCGGATTGCCAAAATACACCGGAATATTATCCATCCGCGCCAGGCGAATATTGTCCCAGTTGGTATCGGCAAGAGTGACCTTGATGTTTTTACTCTTCAACAGTTTGGCAAAGGCGCGGGAAAAGCTGGACGCACCAAAGAGTAGCAGCCCCTGGGCTGAGTCGGCCTTGACTTTAAGAATGCGCGCCCAGGTGCCCGCTGAAAGACTTTGAATAACCACAGTGCCGATAATAATCAAAAACACCAGAGGCACAATTTTCTCGGCGCCGGGCACGCCCTGCTCTTCAAGCTTGATGGCAAAGAGCGACGACACCGCCGCTGCAACAATCCCCCGGGGTGCCACCCAACTTAAAAACCACTTTTCCGGCGCCGTGAGATTGGTGCCTATACCCGACAGCCACACGCTGAGTGGCCGGGCAATCAGCATGGCAACAGCGAGCACCCCAATGCCGCCCCAGCCTAAATCCAGCATGGCGGTGGAGTCCAGTCTGGCCGCCAGCAGAATAAACAGCGCCGAAATCATCAGTACCGTCAGGGTTTCTTTAAACTCGAGAATATCGGCGATGTCGACGCCGCGCATATTGGCCAGCCAAATGCCCATCACGGTAACTGTGAGCAGGCCAGATTCTTCCTGCAGCAGATTAGAGCCAACAAAGGTGCCCAGCATCACGGTGAGCACGGCGGTGTTTCTCAGATAATGAGGTAAGAGATCTTTGCGCAGCACCCAGCCCACCACATATCCCATGGCGGCTCCTACACCAAAGCCCAGCGCCAAGATAGAGCCAAATGACATCAAAATGTGCTCGGTGGCATTTTGAGACGCGGCGATATATTCAAATACCAATACCGCCAGCACAGCACCAATGGGGTCAATCACTATGCCTTCCCAGCGAAGGATGCTGGCAAGCTGCGATTTGGGGCGCACACTACGCAGCATAGGCACTATCACAGTGGGGCCTGTCACCACCACCAGGGCACCGAATAACCACGCCAGCGCCCAATCAAAGCCCATAAAGTAATGGGTCGCGAGGGATATAGCCACCCAGGTCACCGCCATACCTATGGTCACCAGGTGGGTTACCATTCGACCATAGTCTCTGATTTCTTTGAAGTTAAGCGTCAGTGCGCCTTCAAATAAGATGATGGCAACACCCAGAGAAATCATCGGGAAAAGAAGATCGCCAAAAATGGCATCAGGCTTGAGAAAGCCAAGCCCGGGCCCAAGCAGCAGGCCACAGAGCAGTAGAGGCAAAATGGCTGGAAGTCTTAACTTCCACCCCAGCCACTGGCAAAACAACGAAAGCACACCAATGAGTGCCAGAATGCCGGTGATATGTTCAACCATGTATTAATCCTTGAACAGAAGATCCCTGAAAATAAGATCACATTAGCAGCCAAATGTGTCTGTTTCATCTTATCTATTTTTGAGCAGAGCGCCATGGGGCAAATAACACTGCCACCCTCACGCTTCAGCGAATTAGCAATAAGGCGCACAGCCATGGTTAGCCGTGATTAGAAGTACCGCCAAACGCCGAAAACAGCCGGACAGCAAACGTGTGACTGAGGCAATTCGTTACTGAACCCTCAGGCGAATATCAACGCCATTGGATATTTAACTCTCTGATTGAAGGAAACAACTTTTAACAGCATGGCATGTTGCCAGTATGTTGTAATTCATGCCTGTCGATGATAGCGTTGCCGGGATATTTAGCGGGGGGATAATGTCTACGGCAATAAGAACAATCATTTATATAATGCTGTTGCACCTTGGTAACGCATGGTCTGCACCTGAAAAAATTGCACAAAACTTAGACTTTGATGCAGACAACATTTCCGCGGTCCTGTTTGATCAACAGGGATTTATGTGGCTGGGAACCCAGGACGGCTTATTCTTTTACGATAGCCATCAACTGGAGAAATTCAGACCGGATATGGATACGCCGGGCACCATCGCGGCGTTGGATATACGCAATCTCTATCTGAGTCGGGACAACAGCCTCTGGATTTCCACCAACAGTGGTGGCCTCAGTCGATTCAACCCGGACACCCGCACTTTTACCAATTACCGACACAATTCCGAAGACATTAATTCACTGTCCAATGACAGTGTTTATGACGTCACTGATGGCCCTGACGGCGAGCTTTGGGTAGCGACTCAAATTGGATTAAACCGATTAAATCCGGCAACCGGAAAAGTGCGCCGTTACGTTAAAGAAGACACAAACGCAGCATCCCTGCCCTCAAACTATATTTACAGACTTTATGTCGACAGCCACAACCGGCTTTGGATTGGCACCATTGGTGGTGGGCTCGCATATTGGGCAGGCGAAACCCACGGGTTCATCAGTGTAGAACTGCCCGATGGGATAAAGGACGTATTTTCCATCGTTGAACAGGATGGAAAATATTTATGGGTCGGCACTCGCCAGGGATTGCTCAAAGTAACGCTGGACAACTTACTCGTCAGCCGTATCAGGCCCGTTCTGGGTACTGAGTGGGAGTTGATGATTATTTCATTACATCTGGACGCTAATCAGCTGATTTTAGGCACCTTTGGCCAAGGCCTTAGGTTTTACGACCCTGACACCAATCAGCTCAATCAACATAGCCAGGATAGCCAAGGCGCCAAAGACACCATTACCAGCATTGTAAAAGACAGTACCGGGCAGCTTTTTTATGCTACCTGGGGTCGAGGGGCCTATAAGCTGGATGTGACTGAGCGAAATAAATCGGCTAACGGCACTGCAAAGAGCACGTCGCTCTCTTTGCCTAATGTCGCAGCACTGTACGCATCATCCGGCAGCAATAAAGCCTGGGTTGGCTCCTTCAGTCATGGCTTGCACTGGCTTGATCTGGACACCCAACAGCTGAATAAATTTACCCCCAGTACGTATACCCAAAACATTAACGGCGTGTTGAGCATTGCTTCTGTTGGAACGGATGAGCTGCTGGTTGGTACATCTGAGGGCTTATGGCACCTGCTTGGTAATGGCACAGTTAAAGCACATTTTTCTTACCAACGTGACGAGGCGGGATCCATTGGCAAGGGCTTTGTCAGAGTACTGCAACCCGATGACAGCGGCGATGTCTGGGTCGGCATTGGCGGCGATGGCCTTTACAAATACCATCCTGACAGCGAAACCTTCACGGCTTTTAAGCACGACCCGTCAGTACAGGATTCCCTGAGTGGAAATTACATCACCTCACTTCTGGTAGATGGTCCCTATCTCTGGGTGGGCACCCGCTCAAATGGTTTGAATCTCTGTCAGAAAGACAACATGTCCTGTCAGCGTCTTCAGGTACATAACAGTGGATTAAACCATTATTACATCTCCGACATCGCAAAGGATGACCTGGGTAATATCTGGGTTGGTACCGATGGCGGCGGTTTACACAAGGCCGAATTCCACCAGCGCGGTGTCGAGACAGAAGTTCGTATCACGCCAGAGGCAGGATTGGCTGCAGACTCAATAAAATCGATTTTACCGGGAGCCTCGGGCGACGTTTGGTTTACAACCAGCGACGGATTATTCGGCTATAACGCAGACCACAAGCGCTTTTATAAGGCAACAGACAGGGTACTGAACGGCCTGGGTGGATTTTCACAACGTTCTCGAGCAAGCGATGGCAAGACCAATCTGCTTGGCACCAATAATGGCGTGTATCTCTTTACAGCGATGTCCAACATAGAGCCCGAGACCCAATTCCCTGTCAGATTCACTCAGATTTTATCCGATAGCCTGACAAGCCCAATTTTAAACACCGCAATTCAGGAGCCTTTCCAAATGTCAGTCCCCTGGGGGGGCTGGCTGAATGTAGAGTTTGCCCTGTTGGACTATGGCTCAACGGGTCATAGCTATCAATATCGCATGTCTTCCAAGAGCGAATGGATATCGCTGAACTCCATGCACCATTTGAATTTCTATAAACTCGACCCGGGGGTACACCGTCTTGAAGTACGGGGAAGAGGCGTAAACCAGGCATGGAGCCAACCGGCGACACTCAACCTCACAGTGGTTCCCCCCTGGTGGCGTAACACCACCTATATCGGCTTGTTGCTGGTGTGCATTGCATTTGTGGCGATAAGCTATCACAGGTTTCGGATGGCCAAATGGGAAAGGTATACCCGCCGCCTCAATGCGCTGAAAGAAGAGAAACTCGCTGTTATTGAAAAGCTCAGGCAAAACGAACAGCATCTGAAGTCCGCTTTTGAAGGAATGCGTAATCTTGCCACCTGCCTGCAATATGCCAAGGAAGAAGAGCGTAAATCCATTTCCCGGGAACTTCATGATCAATTCGGCCAATCACTCACTGCTACTCAGATAAGCCTGCAACTGTTCCGGCGCCAACACCCCAATGACACGGATCTGATAGATACCTGCATTACGACTATTCAATCCATGATTAAGCAGGTACGGGCAATCTCATTCGATTTACGTCCCAGTCTTCTGGACGACGTCGGTTTGGTTGCAGGTCTTCACCACCAGCTAAATAAAATGTCATCGCCATTGGCACATCCCATCATCTTTAATGCCGATGCTGATATCCCGGAACTGAGTCCCAGTCTAACCATTACCCTATTCCGGGTAATTCAGGAGTCAGTCACCAATGCCATTCGCCATGCGAATGCCACGAAAATTGAAGTAACGCTTTACCTGGATGGGAACA
This sequence is a window from Shewanella zhangzhouensis. Protein-coding genes within it:
- a CDS encoding cation:proton antiporter; this translates as MVEHITGILALIGVLSLFCQWLGWKLRLPAILPLLLCGLLLGPGLGFLKPDAIFGDLLFPMISLGVAIILFEGALTLNFKEIRDYGRMVTHLVTIGMAVTWVAISLATHYFMGFDWALAWLFGALVVVTGPTVIVPMLRSVRPKSQLASILRWEGIVIDPIGAVLAVLVFEYIAASQNATEHILMSFGSILALGFGVGAAMGYVVGWVLRKDLLPHYLRNTAVLTVMLGTFVGSNLLQEESGLLTVTVMGIWLANMRGVDIADILEFKETLTVLMISALFILLAARLDSTAMLDLGWGGIGVLAVAMLIARPLSVWLSGIGTNLTAPEKWFLSWVAPRGIVAAAVSSLFAIKLEEQGVPGAEKIVPLVFLIIIGTVVIQSLSAGTWARILKVKADSAQGLLLFGASSFSRAFAKLLKSKNIKVTLADTNWDNIRLARMDNIPVYFGNPASEHAETYLDLTGIGRVLVVSPYRQLNPLVSFHFQDYFGAEKVYGLNNMEGSSARHLASEVYMKRLCLFGEGISYAKIASQMAKGAILKSTTLRESFTLVDFMRRYGESVLPLVYLQDEKLRIITAGSDIPATGIELISLIPAESQQYAKEQQEKEALEKALAEKEEDERVAVAKAIQEEAATSAELTPAPDTAINTEKDTEQATDKGLSDNRDANGEGSAPVKA
- a CDS encoding ligand-binding sensor domain-containing protein; this translates as MSTAIRTIIYIMLLHLGNAWSAPEKIAQNLDFDADNISAVLFDQQGFMWLGTQDGLFFYDSHQLEKFRPDMDTPGTIAALDIRNLYLSRDNSLWISTNSGGLSRFNPDTRTFTNYRHNSEDINSLSNDSVYDVTDGPDGELWVATQIGLNRLNPATGKVRRYVKEDTNAASLPSNYIYRLYVDSHNRLWIGTIGGGLAYWAGETHGFISVELPDGIKDVFSIVEQDGKYLWVGTRQGLLKVTLDNLLVSRIRPVLGTEWELMIISLHLDANQLILGTFGQGLRFYDPDTNQLNQHSQDSQGAKDTITSIVKDSTGQLFYATWGRGAYKLDVTERNKSANGTAKSTSLSLPNVAALYASSGSNKAWVGSFSHGLHWLDLDTQQLNKFTPSTYTQNINGVLSIASVGTDELLVGTSEGLWHLLGNGTVKAHFSYQRDEAGSIGKGFVRVLQPDDSGDVWVGIGGDGLYKYHPDSETFTAFKHDPSVQDSLSGNYITSLLVDGPYLWVGTRSNGLNLCQKDNMSCQRLQVHNSGLNHYYISDIAKDDLGNIWVGTDGGGLHKAEFHQRGVETEVRITPEAGLAADSIKSILPGASGDVWFTTSDGLFGYNADHKRFYKATDRVLNGLGGFSQRSRASDGKTNLLGTNNGVYLFTAMSNIEPETQFPVRFTQILSDSLTSPILNTAIQEPFQMSVPWGGWLNVEFALLDYGSTGHSYQYRMSSKSEWISLNSMHHLNFYKLDPGVHRLEVRGRGVNQAWSQPATLNLTVVPPWWRNTTYIGLLLVCIAFVAISYHRFRMAKWERYTRRLNALKEEKLAVIEKLRQNEQHLKSAFEGMRNLATCLQYAKEEERKSISRELHDQFGQSLTATQISLQLFRRQHPNDTDLIDTCITTIQSMIKQVRAISFDLRPSLLDDVGLVAGLHHQLNKMSSPLAHPIIFNADADIPELSPSLTITLFRVIQESVTNAIRHANATKIEVTLYLDGNNIKADVSDNGVGFDPDDISSKVSKGGHLGLLGIEERVRSQNGNLNIKAIPNGGVSISVEFPYEK